A stretch of the Neofelis nebulosa isolate mNeoNeb1 chromosome 1, mNeoNeb1.pri, whole genome shotgun sequence genome encodes the following:
- the N4BP3 gene encoding NEDD4-binding protein 3 has product MATALGPAGIAMGSVGSLLERQDLSPEELRAALAGPRGSRQPDGLLRKGLGQRELLSYLHLPKKDSKTAKRAPRNESADYTTLYYREHPRAGDFSKTSLPERGRFDKCRIRPSVFKPVAGAGKGFLSMQSLAAHKGQKLWRSNGSLHTLACHPPLSPGPRTSQAQARAQLLHALSLDEGGPEPEPSLSDSSSGGSFGRSPGTGPGPFSSSLGHINHLGGSLDRASRVPKEAGPLAMLSCLPEPPPPYEFSCPTAEEVVALLPDTCEDLKRGLGDEDGSNPFTQVLEERQRLWLSELKRLYVERLHEVAQKAERSERNLQLQLFMAQQEQRRLRKELRAQQGLGPEPRPPGALPDADPNTRPEEEARWEVCQKTAEISLLKQQLREAQAELAQKLAEIFSLKTQLRGSRAQAQAQDAELAQLREAVRSLQEQGSREEAQGSCETDDCKSRGLLGEAGGSSEAAGGAEQLRAQLVQERLRAQEQALCFERERRTWQEEKERVLRYQREIQGGYLDMYRRNQALEQELRALREPPAPWSPRLESSKI; this is encoded by the exons ATGGCCACAGCCCTGGGCCCTGCTGGCATTGCCATGGGCAGCGTGGGCAGCCTGTTGGAACGGCAGGACTTGTCCCCGGAAGAGCTACGGGCAGCGCTTGCAGGGCCCCGGGGTTCCCGCCAGCCTGATGGGCTCCTCCGGAAGGGCCTGGGCCAGCGTGAGCTCCTCAGCTACCTGCACCTCCCCAAGAAGGACAGCAAGACGGCCAAGCGTGCCCCTCGGAACGAGAGTGCTGACTACACCACCCTCTACTACCGGGAGCATCCTCGAGCTGGTGACTTCAGCAAGACTTCACTGCCCGAGCGGGGTCGCTTTGACAAG TGCCGCATTCGCCCATCGGTGTTCAAGCCCGTGGCGGGCGCTGGGAAAGGCTtcctgtccatgcagagcctggcAGCCCACAAGGGCCAGAAGCTGTGGCGCAGCAATGGCAGCCTGCACACATTGGCCTGCCACCCACCCCTGAGCCCAGGGCCCCGGACCAGCCAGGCACAGGCCCGGGCCCAGCTGTTGCATGCGCTCAGCCTGGACGAGGGCGGCCCTGAGCCCGAGCCCAGCCTGTCTGACTCCTCCAGCGGGGGCAGCTTTGGCCGCAGTCCTGGCACTGGTCCTGGCCCCTTCAGCTCCTCTTTGGGCCACATTAACCACCTTGGGGGCTCCCTGGACCGGGCCTCCCGGGTCCCCAAGGAGGCTGGGCCACTGGCGATGCTGAGCTGCCTGCCCGAGCCACCGCCCCCCTATGAGTTCTCCTGCCCCACCGCCGAGGAGGTGGTGGCCCTGCTTCCCGACACCTGTGAAGATCTCAAGAGAGGCCTCGGTGATGAGGATGGCTCCAACCCTTTCACACAG GTGCTGGAAGAGCGCCAGCGGCTGTGGCTGTCCGAGCTGAAGCGCCTGTATGTGGAGAGGCTGCACGAGGTGGCTCAGAAGGCAGAGCGCAGTGAGCGCAACCTCCAGCTCCAGCTGTTCATGGCCCAGCAGGAGCAGCGGCGGCTGCGCAAAGAGCTCCGGGCACAGCAGGGCCTGGGCCCCGAGCCTCGGCCCCCCGGTGCCCTCCCGGATGCTGACCCTAACACCCGACCAGAGGAAGAAGCCCGATGGGAG GTGTGCCAGAAGACAGCGGAGATTAGCCTCTTGAAGCAGCAGCTGCGGGAGGCTCAGGCCGAGCTGGCGCAGAAGCTGGCCGAGATCTTCAGCCTCAAGACGCAACTTCGGGGCAGCCGGGCGCAGGCGCAGGCCCAGGACGCAGAGCTGGCCCAGCTGCGCGAGGCCGTGCGGAGCCTGCAGGAGCAGGGCTCTCGGGAGGAAGCCCAGGGCAGCTGTGAGACCGACGACTGCAAGAGCagggggctgctgggggaggCGGGTGGCAGCAGCGAGGCCGCAGGTGGCGCCGAGCAGCTGCGGGCCCAGCTGGTGCAGGAGCGGCTCCGCGCCCAGGAGCAGGCACTGTGCTTTGAGCGGGAGCGGCGGACgtggcaggaggagaaggaaagggtgCTGCGCTACCAGCGGGAGATCCAAGGAGGCTACCTGGACATGTACCGCCGCAACCAGGCGCTGGAACAAGAGCTGCGGGCGCTGCGGGAGCCCCCAGCACCCTGGAGTCCTCGGCTGGAGTCCTCCAAGATCTGA